In Candida orthopsilosis Co 90-125, chromosome 4 draft sequence, a single genomic region encodes these proteins:
- a CDS encoding Crp1 plasma membrane copper transporter has protein sequence MQTLRIKLSNVHCQKCETTIKKVISRFYKINEIEANIVSESNIEELSNREVFFYLKDAEVTLYGSNIIDFKNDLKKVIKQLEKSGFGVTKWVVVDENGDQNSFENAHDIEVGPGDAPHHDGFFDIWGIFEKYSASKSAKKHLKYCTVCQNSKASKASKTNETSDSSSVETKVEVSEPEFRASFMITGMTCSSCVHTVEDALKGLLGGDKDSASMGDANYSVNLLQQSVVAIIKNKQLINQIIDRVNDLGFECKLIEVLPVHRSINTRITALIGGMTCAACANSIEAAVKNLPFVLESGINVVTKNAQFVLEDDTHHENLQKLKEAVEDCGFDFEVVTNEKINFTSAKQKPRTINIKVEGMFCDHCPEIIMSYLLRYGDAIVVHDPITLKHPIIKFTYVPSRNVTARQIVWDLNHLRDDGTGNHTIDNEGGSFTCGLVKPVSVDEHIKKLARSEVMNLALRLVLATVFAIPTFIFGIVAMSLLSKHHPFRVWVEEPIWVGNASRASWILLILSTPVYLFAADTFHRKAIKEIKSLWLHKNSFKSRLLKFGSMNLLMSLGTTVAYFASIALLALSANQKAKTHMGFHTTYFDSVVFLTFFLLIGKLLQSYSKSKTADAISKLATLKQNTAIVVDEVEGHFENDQVVDLELLEVGDYIKIGSGESPPVDCVILNGESNFDESALTGESTPVKHIEGHQIFSGTVNIGSHSIIAKVTSLEGDSLLSQIINTVRDGQLKKAPMERTADLITGYFVPIIITVAIITWVIWLSLGYSGVLPQSYLDIDIGGWTVWSLEFAIAVFVVACPCGIGLAAPTALFVGSGLAAKYGILAKGGGAAFQDGATANIVCFDKTGTLTRGELAVTNYSFVEKESALKQFSLQIARDLEVASSHPLAKATRLFAEYLSLNKGIPLVANKIPQVETVHGRGLRGDFVYNDGEESDWGKFQPTEAILGNEKLFEENDVLVNDEQQTLLTKWKTECKSVMLVGLKCPTYFNDDKIHLIFMMAARDQIRPETKKVMEYFNLKNIDTWMITGDNSLTANAIAKEIGITNVVSEVLPDEKEAQIKRIRQLKQNDSNKSKCVIAMVGDGINDAPALAAADVGIALSSGADLAVTSSDFILLNKLHPLICLVTLFDLSRVVFRRVKFNFAWSLVYNMIGLPIAAGVIYPYRNSRLDPVWASAAMALSSVSVVLSSLALRLYKPKLHAKDFDLKEDEETLPEED, from the coding sequence ATGCAAACCCTACGCATCAAGTTGAGTAATGTACACTGTCAAAAGTGTGAAACAACCATCAAAAAGGTTATATCACGATTTTACAAAATAAACGAAATTGAGGCGAATATCGTTTCAGAACTGAATATTGAAGAGTTGTCTAATAGGGAAGTATTTTTTTACCTAAAAGATGCAGAAGTGACCTTGTACGGAAGTAATATTatcgatttcaaaaacgatttgaaaaaagtgatcaagcaattggaaaagtcGGGGTTTGGTGTAACGAAAtgggttgttgttgacgaAAACGGCGACCAAAACTCATTTGAGAATGCTCATGATATCGAAGTTGGGCCAGGAGATGCTCCCCACCATGATGgcttttttgatatttgggGAATTTTCGAAAAATATCTGGCCTCCAAATCAGCCAAAAAGCATTTAAAGTATTGTACCGTGTGCCAAAACAGCAAAGCAAGCAAAGCAAGCAAAACGAATGAAACTAGTGACTCCTCGTctgttgaaacaaaagttgaagtaTCTGAACCGGAGTTTAGAGCTTCCTTTATGATTACTGGAATGACTTGTTCATCCTGTGTTCATACAGTGGAGGACGCACTTAAAGGACTACTTGGAGGAGACAAGGATTCAGCTTCAATGGGTGACGCTAACTATTCGGTGAATTTGCTTCAGCAATCAGTAGTTGCtatcatcaaaaacaaacaattaATCAATCAGATCATTGATCGTGTGAATGACTTGGGATTCGAATGTAAGCTCATTGAAGTGTTGCCAGTCCACAGATCAATAAACACGAGAATAACTGCGTTAATTGGAGGCATGACGTGCGCTGCTTGCGCAAACTCAATCGAAGCTGCGGTTAAAAACTTGccttttgttttggaaagtgGTATTAATGTTGTGACTAAAAATGCGcaatttgttcttgaaGATGATACACATCATGAAAActtgcaaaaattgaaggaaGCGGTTGAGGATTGTgggtttgattttgaagtaGTCACCAATGAAAAGATCAACTTCACTTCAGCAAAGCAAAAACCAAGAACAATCAATATTAAAGTTGAAGGAATGTTTTGTGATCATTGCCCCGAAATTATTATGAGCTATCTATTACGCTATGGGGATGCCATTGTCGTACATGACCCGATTACTTTAAAGCATCCAATTATCAAGTTTACATATGTTCCCAGCCGTAACGTGACTGCTCGTCAAATTGTGTGGgatttgaatcatttgaGAGATGATGGAACAGGAAACCATACAATTGATAACGAGGGCGGATCATTCACTTGTGGGTTAGTGAAGCCTGTCTCTGTGGACGAGCATATCAAAAAGTTAGCCAGAAGTGAAGTGATGAATCTTGCTTTGCGATTGGTGTTGGCTACAGTCTTTGCCATTCCTACATTTATCTTTGGTATTGTTGCCATGTCATTGCTATCAAAACACCATCCATTTAGGGTTTGGGTAGAGGAACCAATTTGGGTTGGTAATGCATCTCGTGCTAGTTGGATATTGCTCATATTATCAACCCCAGTGTATCTTTTTGCCGCTGACACTTTCCACCGTAAGGCAATCAaggaaatcaaatcattatgGCTCCACAAAAACTCCTTCAAGAGTCGCTTGCTCAAGTTTGgatcaatgaatttgttaatGAGCTTGGGAACTACAGTAGCCTACTTTGCCAGTATTGCTTTGTTAGCATTGAGTGCAAATCAAAAAGCTAAAACCCACATGGGATTTCATACAACTTATTTTGACTCAGTTGTttttttgacattttttttattgattggaaaattgttgcaaagcTATTCGAAGAGCAAAACTGCTGACGctatttccaaattggccactttgaaacaaaacacGGCCATAGTAGTGGACGAAGTAGAGGgacattttgaaaatgaccAAGTCGTTGATTTAGAGTTATTGGAGGTTGGTGATTACATAAAGATCGGCTCTGGCGAGTCGCCGCCAGTCGATTGTGTCATATTAAACGGTGAATCAAATTTCGACGAAAGTGCATTGACTGGTGAATCAACACCGGTGAAGCATATCGAGGGCCACCAGATTTTCTCGGGAACTGTTAATATTGGAAGCCACTCTATCATTGCCAAGGTGACCAGTTTGGAGGGTGATTCTTTATTGAGTCAAATCATTAATACGGTCAGGGATGGCCAACTTAAGAAAGCTCCCATGGAGAGAACCGCCGACCTCATAACAGGTTATTTTGTACCTATAATAATCACCGTTGCAATAATCACCTGGGTTATCTGGCTCAGTTTAGGATATTCAGGCGTCTTGCCCCAAAGCTACCTCGACATTGATATTGGCGGATGGACTGTTTGGTCATTGGAATTTGCAATTGctgtgtttgttgttgcatgCCCTTGTGGTATTGGATTAGCCGCGCCTACCGCACTCTTTGTTGGTTCTGGTTTAGCCGCAAAGTATGGTATTTTAGCCAAGggtggtggtgctgctTTTCAAGATGGAGCAACAGCCAATATTGTTTGCTTTGATAAAACAGGAACATTGACCAGGGGAGAATTGGCTGTGACAAATTACTCCTTTGTTGAGAAGGAGCTGGCTTTGAAGCAATTTTCACTACAAATTGCAAGAGATTTGGAAGTTGCATCGTCGCACCCTCTAGCCAAAGCAACCAGATTGTTTGCAGAGTATTTAAGCCTCAATAAGGGTATTCCCTTGGTGGCTAATAAAATACCTCAAGTTGAAACTGTTCATGGTCGTGGTTTAAGGGGtgattttgtttacaaCGATGGTGAAGAAAGTGATTGGGGTAAATTCCAGCCGACTGAAGCTATACTAGGTAACgaaaaactttttgaagaGAATGATGTGTTAGTCAATGACGAGCAGCAGACTCTCTTAACAAAATGGAAAACAGAATGTAAGTCAGTGATGTTGGTTGGTTTGAAATGCCCAACCTATTTCAACGACGATaaaattcatttgatatttATGATGGCTGCTAGAGACCAAATCCGACCAGAGACCAAAAAAGTTATggaatatttcaatttgaaaaacattGACACATGGATGATTACTGGGGACAATTCGCTCACTGCAAATGCTATagcaaaagaaattggcaTAACCAATGTGGTTAGCGAGGTTTTGCCggatgaaaaagaagctcaaatcaaaagaattcgtcagttgaaacaaaatgacAGCAATAAATCCAAATGTGTCATTGCTATGGTAGGTGATGGTATAAATGATGCTCCAGCACTCGCTGCTGCTGATGTTGGAATTGCCCTTAGTTCAGGTGCTGATCTTGCTGTCACTTCGAGTGACTTCatcttgttgaacaagCTACACCCTTTGATCTGCTTAGTAacattatttgatttatctCGAGTTGTATTCCGTCGTGtcaagttcaattttgcatGGAGTTTGGTTTACAATATGATTGGGTTGCCGATTGCTGCTGGTGTGATTTATCCATATAGGAATTCTCGATTGGATCCGGTTTGGGCTAGTGCAGCTATGGCATTGAGTTCAGTGAGTGTTGTGTTGAGTAGTTTGGCTTTAAGGCTCTACAAGCCAAAGTTGCATGCTAAAGACTTTGATTTGAAGGAAGACGAGGAGACATTGCCCGAAGAGGATTGA
- a CDS encoding Ptc1 protein phosphatase (member of the Type 2C-related family (serine/threonine-specific), similar to S. cerevisiae) yields MNATEPDPNVDISSPSVASFGQQPVSHQGLAQRRAEYHQKNHSEEMTSQHSSSNHTQSPTDRRTTPPLTDPKIPLPPSDSSSTSDMIDSPPAHHSAKPRSKTSSEYDPFAGLSFKVGVAENKNSTYRSKMEDVHTYIANFAERVDWGYFAIFDGHAGKDSARWCGNNLHSLLEQEIDLELQDQNNTLPSSNKANLSSSEQPTAPPNHSEGSPIFTNPGSSTSSIPLKGRVDMKDHLYKSFVKADEIIEKNGQGASGCTAAVAVLRWESETEDDCMVNTNNIGKQTDDTSKSFDFVPTKNHKRMLYTSNVGDSRIVLSRKGKAYRLSYDHKASDKNEIDRVENSGGLILKNRVNGVLAVTRSLGDSYMKDLVLGKPFTTSTQIIKDDEFMIIACDGVWDVISDTKACKIVADCFKKGLDAQEASKKLCQLAIDASTTDNVTVMVVQFDQAIFAQ; encoded by the coding sequence ATGAATGCAACTGAGCCAGATCCAAACGTTGATatatcatcaccatcagTTGCTTCATTTGGGCAACAACCTGTGTCACATCAAGGGTTGGCGCAAAGGCGAGCAGAGTATCACCAAAAAAACCACCTGGAAGAGATGACAAGCCAACATTCCTCAAGCAATCACACACAATCGCCTACTGACAGAAGAACTACGCCTCCATTGACGGATCCAAAGATACCATTACCACCACTGGATCTGAGCAGTACTTCTGACATGATAGATTCCCCACCAGCCCACCATTCAGCTAAGCCTAGATCGAAAACATCGTCAGAGTACGACCCGTTTGCCGGCTTATCTTTTAAAGTAGGTGTAGCTGAGAACAAGAATTCTACTTATAGATCCAAAATGGAAGATGTTCATACGTACATTGCAAATTTTGCTGAACGTGTTGATTGGGGCTATTTTGCCATCTTCGATGGCCATGCCGGAAAAGATAGCGCTCGCTGGTGTGGTAATAACTTACACTCTTTActtgaacaagaaattgatttggaattgcaAGATCAAAACAACACCCTTCCATCAAGCAATAAAGCAAATTTATCGTCATCTGAGCAGCCCACCGCTCCACCGAACCATTCAGAGGGTAGTCCCATCTTTACAAATCCAGGTAGCTCTACCTCAAGTATACCGTTGAAGGGCAGAGTGGATATGAAAGATCATTTGTACAAAAGTTTTGTCAAAGCTGATGAAATAATTGAGAAGAATGGCCAAGGAGCATCAGGATGCACCGCCGCGGTGGCAGTTCTCCGCTGGGAGAGTGAAACCGAGGATGATTGTATGGTGAATACAAACAATATTGGAAAACAAACTGACGACACTTCAAAgtcatttgattttgtgcCCACCAAAAATCACAAGAGGATGTTATACACCTCCAATGTTGGGGACTCAAGAATAGTATTGAGCCGAAAAGGTAAAGCATATAGACTATCATACGACCATAAGGCGTCAGACAAGAATGAAATAGATAGGGTGGAAAATTCTGGTggattgatattgaagaatcGTGTTAATGGGGTGCTAGCTGTAACGAGGTCGTTGGGTGATTCTTATATGAAAGATTTGGTTTTAGGAAAGCCATTCACCACATCCACACAGATAATCAAGGATGACGAATTTATGATCATTGCATGTGATGGGGTCTGGGATGTAATTAGTGATACCAAAGCTTGTAAAATAGTTGCTGATTGCTTTAAAAAGGGGTTGGACGCACAAGAAGCATCTAAAAAGTTGTGTCAATTGGCAATCGATGCATCCACTACCGATAATGTAACAGTAATGGTTGTTCAATTCGACCAGGCAATCTTCGCTCAATAA
- a CDS encoding Yju3 protein (S. cerevisiae homolog YJU3 has serine hydrolase activity, acylglycerol lipase activity, has role in triglyceride metabolic process and localizes to mitochondrial outer membrane, lipid particle, plasma membrane enriched fraction) produces MPAEVPIPYTSIGKPITEFVEYNNANFSTTTWKVPSNVEYKGKIFYVHGFMESASIYTEFFDNLSQNGYEVFFFDQRGSGETSPNDLGGTNEFYTFDDLDFFLKRSLDARSDPKEKFILMGHSMGGGIILNYGIRGKYKDGIKAIIACGPLIKLHPKTQPNIVSRLALPYVSKVLPNFKLDSKLNYDYITSNKRWQNYIREHDKKLIGSLAQFNDMFKRGKDLLNPEYAQKFDTNIALLIVHGTHDYINDIKGSEEFFPLLPENMNKVIDRIDAGRHSLFVENDELFKLVFKKVTDFLQEYARRE; encoded by the coding sequence ATGCCAGCAGAAGTTCCCATCCCATATACGTCTATTGGCAAGCCTATTACCgagtttgttgaatataatAAcgccaatttttcaaccacAACATGGAAAGTTCCTTCAAACGTCGAATACAAGGGAAAGATCTTCTATGTCCATGGATTCATGGAAAGCGCATCCATCTACACTGAGTTTTTTGACAACTTATCTCAAAATGGTTATGAAGTGTTTTTCTTTGACCAAAGAGGCTCTGGTGAGACATCACCAAATGACTTGGGAGGAACTAATGAGTTTTACACTTTTGACGATTTGGATTTCTTTCTCAAGCGCAGCTTGGATGCACGTAGTGATCCTAAGGAAAAGTTTATTTTGATGGGCCATTCAATGGGTGGGGGAATCATTTTGAATTATGGAATTAGAGGTAAATACAAGGATGGGATAAAGGCCATTATTGCTTGTGGtccattgatcaaattacACCCTAAAACGCAACCAAATATTGTCTCCAGGTTGGCATTGCCTTATGTTTCCAAAGTGTTACCAAACTTCAAATTAGACTCAAAGTTGAATTATGATTACATCACATCAAATAAGAGATGGCAAAACTATATCAGAGAACATGacaagaagttgattgGTTCCCTTGCACAATTCAATGATATGTTTAAGAGAGGtaaagatttgttgaaccCAGAATATGCACAGAAGTTCGACACCAATATtgctttgttgattgtacATGGTACTCATGATTACATCAATGACATAAAAGGAAGTGAGGAGTTTTTCCCGTTATTGCCAGAGAATATGAACAAGGTAATTGATAGAATTGATGCTGGAAGACATAGTTTATTTGTGGAGAACGACGAGTTATTCAAGTTGGTTTTTAAGAAAGTCACTGACTTCCTTCAAGAATACGCAAGGAGGGAATAG
- a CDS encoding Pdc2 transcriptional regulator of pyruvate decarboxylase codes for MGYTIKQKIEICLKAESNPHMTQSDLAVWAMKEYGSTRPPSQTTISRILSSKNDIIASKEDEFKLVRRRKQTNPLLRKILTEWITQATWEGIPITTPIIQSTAHAIWTRLPKEDKSGNGVFNQKWCAHFIKKLNINITGSEEDIKQNFGYKLNKVWMLDEKVELKNYLSNMIKQDNYSPQDIFVIDEFQLFYSLPLDQIFDVSSVDKGLQQSHTSNEYSLTALLGCNIDGSEKLLPLIVGKYDKFGVSKSSFANLQAVSSDATSHHNLMNKITQVYNISYKANTNKWITSSMFQNYILSLDHKIHSLTPHRKILIILDDCSSHRLVNIKFQHIKLVYLKNETCHKNPYNTSYGSVKFDYLPMNFGIIEEFKIFYRIQQYTEMIRLQRKKSMANKTKQSASTTSSLGLNYNMANTSPALEVLAEQDYHIPMITVIEWVTRAWSWVSPERIFQSWKKTRLLPLTPNQSWPSFKTRDMADGIFRNLNKSLRLFNEARSHKELEDIMGHLNVVIPWEIEELVGLVNERGKITLNYASIEEIIGSCLSEAIEDDGNSDEDDDNREIEIDNGESESNDNGSTRWSISENDLKDASNMIFNKAIANAADASDAMMNVDSISATMRSNFNSDDVLLDSRHALNHEANSIATTNSRSPSFPFESATMTINNKHKLDPLESWDRKKQASAGITSQDQQQSSTINLIFDNPLANGNSSDIYEQSNQQHSSQSQAFPSGSEVDNDMSQSILKLINYSSLNTINLSQATIDDLNYNLKIIQSRLGQN; via the coding sequence ATGGGATACActatcaaacaaaagattgaaataTGTCTCAAAGCAGAGTCAAATCCCCACATGACACAGTCTGATCTTGCTGTATGGGCAATGAAGGAATATGGACTGACAAGGCCACCTTCTCAAACGACAATTTCTCGTATTTTGAGCTCAAAGAATGATATAATCGCGTCTAAGGAAGATGAATTCAAGTTGGTGCGTCGGAGAAAGCAAACCAACCCCTTGTTACGCAAGATATTGACCGAGTGGATTACTCAAGCAACATGGGAAGGCATTCCTATCACCACCCCCATTATCCAACTGACGGCGCACGCTATATGGACAAGATTGCCTAAAGAGGACAAATCTGGAAACGGAGTATTCAACCAAAAGTGGTGTGCTCATTTCATAAAAAAACTAAATATAAACATCACGGgaagtgaagaagatatCAAACAGAACTTTGGCTACAAGTTGAATAAAGTTTGGATGTTGGATGAAAAAGTagagttgaagaattaCTTGAGCAACATGATTAAACAAGACAATTATTCGCCACAGGATATTTTtgtgattgatgaatttcaattgttttattcACTTCCCTTGGACCAGATATTTGACGTCAGCTCTGTTGATAAAGGGTTGCAACAATCACATACATCGAATGAGTATTCGTTGACCGCCTTACTAGGATGTAATATTGACGGTCTGGAGAAGCTATTACCTTTGATTGTTGGGAAATATGACAAGTTCGGTGTATCAAAGAGCTCATTTGCTAATTTACAAGCTGTATCGAGCGATGCCACATCCCATCATAACCTAATGAACAAGATTACTCAAGTGTACAATATATCATACAAGGCAAACACCAATAAATGGATCACATCTCtgatgtttcaaaattacaTACTATCGCTTGATCACAAAATTCACAGCTTGACTCCTCAtagaaaaattttgattatcTTGGATGATTGTTCGAGCCATCGATTAGTCAATATCAAGTTTCAGCATATCAAACTTGTGTACTTGAAGAATGAAACTTGTCATAAAAACCCATACAATACTTCCTATGGCTctgtcaaatttgattatttaCCAATGAACTTTGGAATCATAGAAGAATTCAAGATATTTTATCGTATTCAGCAATACACTGAGATGATCCGATTGCAACGCAAAAAGTCAATGgcaaataaaacaaaacagTCAGCATCAACCACATCCTCATTAGGTTTAAATTATAATATGGCTAATACTTCACCAGCACTCGAGGTATTGGCAGAACAAGACTATCATATTCCAATGATTACCGTTATTGAGTGGGTAACTAGGGCATGGTCTTGGGTTTCACCTGAACGTATCTTTCAATCATGGAAGAAAACTCGACTATTGCCATTGACCCCTAACCAAAGTTGGCCCAGCTTCAAAACGAGGGACATGGCAGATGGTATTTTCAGAAACCTCAACAAAAGTCTCCGCCTTTTTAATGAGGCAAGAAGCCATAAGGAATTGGAGGATATTATGGGACATTTGAATGTGGTTATACCTTGGGAAATCGAGGAATTGGTTGGATTGGTTAATGAACGTGGTAAGATTACTCTAAATTACGcctcaattgaagaaattattGGTAGTTGTCTCCTGGAAGcgattgaagatgatggcAATAGCgatgaagacgatgatAATCGTGAAATAGAAATCGACAATGGTGAATCAGAATCAAATGATAATGGTTCAACTCGATGGTCAATTAGTGAAAATGATCTCAAAGATGCTAGCAACAtgatattcaacaaagccATTGCCAATGCCGCTGATGCAAGCGATGCTATGATGAACGTTGACTCAATTTCGGCTACTATGAGgagcaatttcaattcagatGATGTATTATTGGACTCACGCCACGCATTGAATCATGAAGCTAATAGTATTGCAACAACCAATTCTCGATCACCTAGCTTTCCATTTGAGTCAGCGACAATGACTATAAATAACAAACACAAGTTGGATCCTTTAGAAAGCTGGGACAGGAAGAAACAGGCCTCGGCTGGAATAACATCGcaagatcaacaacagaGTAGTACTATTAATCTAATTTTTGACAATCCGTTAGCAAATGGTAACTCCCTGGACATTTATGAACAGctgaatcaacaacatctgTCGCAATCACAAGCTTTTCCATCGGGTTCTGAAGTGGATAATGATATGTCACAGTCTATATTGAAACTTATCAACTATTCATCACTTAACACCATCAACTTGTCACAAGCCACGATTGATGATCTCAATTATAACTTGAAAATCATCCAATCTAGATTGGGTCAGAATTAA
- a CDS encoding Pet100 chaperone (facilitates the assembly of cytochrome c oxidase) yields the protein MGYIHRFIHSVTRTQLETAKFGFYLLSPILIMYYVGLDTDKKFNLPGFWPDPATLNQIPKEPHEIQAEVARIRKARAEKRARLEAKAKELGITEDDVEEEK from the exons ATGGGTTACATACACAGATTCATACATAGTGTAACGCGTACACAGCTAGAGACGGCTAAG TTTGGCTTTTACTTACTTTCACCAATCTTGATTATGTACTATGTTGGTTTAGATACAGATAAAAAGTTCAACTTGCCTGGGTTCTGGCCTGACCCAGCTactttgaatcaaatacCAAAAGAGCCTCATGAAATTCAAGCTGAAGTCGCGAGAATAAGGAAAGCAAGGGCTGAAAAGAGGGCTAGATTGGAGGCTAAAGCTAAGGAGTTGGGTATAACCGAGGATGACGTCGAAGAGGAAAAATAG